A portion of the uncultured Draconibacterium sp. genome contains these proteins:
- a CDS encoding dodecin family protein has translation MPNSVYKIVELVGSSPVSWEKASQNAISMASKSLRDLRIAEVCQMDIHITEGEIECYRVKLKVSFKYED, from the coding sequence ATGCCTAATAGTGTTTACAAAATTGTTGAACTTGTTGGAAGCAGCCCCGTTTCGTGGGAAAAAGCATCGCAAAATGCCATTAGTATGGCATCAAAATCATTACGCGATTTAAGAATTGCCGAAGTGTGCCAAATGGATATTCACATTACTGAAGGCGAAATTGAGTGTTACCGTGTTAAGCTAAAGGTATCGTTTAAATACGAAGATTAA
- a CDS encoding DoxX family protein, whose product MNVALWIIQIIVAALFLTSGSLKLVLPKDNLIKVFEWIEDFTEPKLRLIGAFEVLGGLGLFLPGVYSTLEILIPIAAIGLTIIMVLASFLHYRRDEKSNLIVNIVILLLLLLIAGGRLFFVR is encoded by the coding sequence ATGAACGTAGCGCTCTGGATTATACAAATTATTGTTGCTGCTCTTTTTTTAACATCGGGCTCTCTGAAACTGGTTTTACCCAAAGACAACCTTATAAAAGTTTTTGAATGGATTGAAGATTTTACCGAACCAAAACTACGGTTAATAGGTGCGTTCGAGGTCTTGGGCGGATTAGGGCTTTTCCTGCCAGGCGTTTATTCCACGCTCGAAATCTTAATCCCGATAGCAGCTATTGGCCTAACAATTATTATGGTTCTTGCCAGTTTTCTTCATTACCGACGAGATGAAAAAAGCAACCTCATCGTAAACATCGTTATTCTGCTATTACTTCTGCTTATTGCCGGCGGTCGCTTGTTTTTTGTTCGGTAG
- a CDS encoding L-threonylcarbamoyladenylate synthase gives MHDDLKKAVEVLKNGGVILYPTDTIWGIGCDATNAEAVKRIYDIKKREDSKSMLVLMENPALLDRYVDEVPEVAWDLVEISTTPLTVIYPGAKNLAANLIADDGTIGIRFTKEEFTRQLLQRFRRPIVSTSANISGEKSPAFFDEISEEIKDAVDYIVEYRQDDHTASKPSSIIKLGPGGQIDILRK, from the coding sequence ATGCACGACGATTTAAAAAAGGCTGTTGAAGTTTTGAAAAATGGAGGAGTAATACTCTACCCAACCGATACCATTTGGGGCATTGGCTGCGACGCCACAAATGCAGAGGCAGTAAAACGCATTTACGACATAAAAAAACGCGAGGACTCGAAAAGCATGTTGGTTTTAATGGAAAATCCGGCATTACTCGATCGTTATGTTGATGAAGTTCCGGAAGTTGCCTGGGATTTGGTTGAAATCAGTACCACTCCGTTAACGGTTATTTACCCCGGTGCAAAAAACCTGGCTGCCAATTTAATTGCCGACGATGGAACCATCGGTATTCGTTTTACCAAAGAAGAGTTTACACGCCAATTACTGCAACGTTTTCGCCGGCCAATCGTATCCACATCGGCCAATATAAGCGGAGAGAAATCGCCGGCTTTTTTCGATGAAATTTCAGAGGAAATAAAGGATGCGGTTGATTACATTGTTGAATATCGTCAGGATGATCATACCGCGTCAAAACCATCGAGTATTATAAAACTTGGACCGGGGGGGCAAATCGATATTCTCAGAAAATAA
- the galE gene encoding UDP-glucose 4-epimerase GalE: MAKKILVTGGTGYIGSHTVVELQESGYEVVIVDDLSNSSIDVLDNIAKISGTKPAFEQFNLADKEKTSDFFKRNQGIEAIIHFAAFKAVGESVQIPLNYYRNNLVSLMNLLDCQREFNVPNMVFSSSCTVYGQPEKLPVTEATPRKDAESPYGNTKRVSEDILQDSVKAYPELKAIALRYFNPIGAHPSALIGELPLGVPQNLVPFITQTAAGLRDELKVFGDDYNTPDGSAVRDYINVVDLAKAHVTAIARLLDGKNKANYEIFNLGTGDGLSVLEVVKGFERATGEKLNYKIVERRAGDVEQIWADTTYANEELGWKAEKGLDETLLSAWNWEKKVRGIE; the protein is encoded by the coding sequence ATGGCAAAAAAGATTTTAGTAACAGGAGGAACCGGATACATAGGTTCTCATACAGTTGTAGAGCTTCAAGAGTCGGGATATGAAGTTGTTATTGTTGACGACCTCTCGAACTCGAGTATTGATGTTCTTGATAATATTGCAAAAATATCGGGCACCAAACCGGCGTTTGAACAGTTTAACCTGGCAGATAAAGAAAAAACCTCAGACTTTTTTAAACGTAATCAGGGAATTGAGGCAATTATACATTTTGCAGCTTTTAAAGCTGTTGGAGAATCGGTGCAAATACCGTTGAATTATTACCGTAATAATCTGGTTTCGTTAATGAATTTGTTGGATTGTCAACGCGAATTCAATGTACCAAATATGGTTTTCTCATCGTCGTGTACCGTATATGGGCAGCCCGAGAAATTGCCGGTAACCGAAGCAACTCCGCGAAAAGATGCCGAGTCGCCATATGGAAATACCAAACGTGTAAGCGAAGATATTTTGCAGGACAGCGTTAAAGCTTATCCCGAGTTGAAAGCGATTGCACTTCGCTATTTTAATCCGATCGGGGCACATCCGTCGGCTTTAATTGGCGAACTTCCGTTGGGTGTTCCGCAAAACCTGGTTCCGTTTATTACCCAAACTGCAGCCGGATTGCGTGACGAACTAAAAGTTTTTGGCGATGATTATAACACTCCTGATGGATCGGCAGTGCGCGATTACATTAATGTTGTTGATTTGGCAAAAGCGCATGTTACGGCTATTGCCCGCTTGCTGGATGGTAAGAACAAAGCGAACTACGAAATTTTTAACCTCGGAACCGGCGATGGATTATCGGTGTTGGAAGTGGTTAAAGGATTTGAACGTGCTACGGGCGAAAAATTAAATTATAAAATTGTTGAGCGCCGTGCAGGCGATGTGGAGCAAATTTGGGCCGATACAACATACGCCAACGAAGAGTTAGGCTGGAAAGCTGAAAAAGGATTGGATGAGACACTGCTTTCGGCCTGGAACTGGGAGAAAAAAGTGCGTGGAATTGAATAA
- a CDS encoding acyl-CoA thioesterase: protein MKQEHIVPVQIRFNDIDLMGHVYNAKYQEFFDLARLKYFKASLGELISWTHKGLIIASVKVDYMQPTFLEDKIHVVTSVSSLGEKSLEMTQAVYKENSSEPVAVCKSVMVCYDMKARISEPIPENWRKKFIDFEPDLGVNQSVG, encoded by the coding sequence ATGAAACAGGAACACATTGTACCGGTGCAAATTCGGTTTAACGACATCGACCTGATGGGGCATGTTTACAATGCCAAATACCAGGAATTTTTTGATTTGGCGCGTCTGAAATATTTTAAGGCTTCTTTGGGCGAATTAATAAGCTGGACACACAAAGGACTGATTATTGCTTCTGTTAAAGTGGATTACATGCAGCCTACTTTTCTTGAAGATAAAATTCATGTTGTTACTTCCGTTTCGTCGCTTGGCGAAAAGAGCCTTGAAATGACGCAGGCCGTTTACAAAGAGAATAGTTCGGAACCAGTGGCAGTTTGCAAGTCGGTAATGGTTTGTTATGATATGAAAGCTCGAATCTCAGAACCTATTCCTGAAAACTGGAGAAAAAAATTTATTGATTTTGAGCCCGATTTAGGCGTCAATCAGTCCGTCGGGTAA
- a CDS encoding RNA-binding S4 domain-containing protein: protein MREFQLNTEYIELVKLLKLLRIAQTGGHAKIIVEDGEVIRNGEQEFRKRAKLVKGDVLEIMGETITIV from the coding sequence ATGCGCGAGTTTCAATTGAATACCGAATATATCGAACTGGTAAAACTGTTAAAGCTTTTGCGAATTGCACAAACGGGCGGCCATGCAAAAATCATTGTGGAAGATGGCGAGGTTATCCGAAACGGTGAACAGGAATTTCGGAAAAGAGCCAAGCTGGTAAAAGGCGATGTGCTCGAAATTATGGGAGAAACCATTACAATTGTTTAA
- a CDS encoding nucleoside hydrolase — MYKKILALLLVSLVLSAFVSAHSGKPKYHVIIDTDGAIDDMRAISMFLAQNDTRVLAITCSQGTLAPDSIFEKVNNLLSAFHHEGIPVGLDEELEKELPPWAAYTQKIRWASSKSSELASKKICSGELISSVFKNYPEKITLVALGSLKTYAELVEQHPEYVDKIERIVWYNNPYIDTDFNESVSPESYAYFKQKNIPLEVVGNNTDHYNVDAAYLETIKSTESQYAKQIARVHQHPEIVSRMEAEHLQLWDDLVALYLTVPILFQTEKATGKVSYVTVQNGLPDEVVNKAISAILASGMQTTNRVFNSFPVDADLYKPAYAKMLESTIENYGLIEWKAISMTNEIHGHTGIYSIIGAKMGIRAMEYFNVGVNNLAITTFAGRKPPLSCFNDGIQISSGATIGQGLITVSDTILEVPTITATFNKQKIKISVKSEIAAQMREEIKYGVKTYGALTDEYWLYIEKLAIRYWSEFDRNEIFTIEKL; from the coding sequence ATGTATAAGAAGATTTTAGCACTATTATTGGTAAGCCTTGTTTTAAGTGCGTTTGTGTCGGCGCATTCGGGCAAACCCAAATACCATGTAATTATCGATACCGATGGGGCGATTGACGATATGCGCGCTATTTCCATGTTTTTGGCACAGAACGATACACGTGTTTTGGCTATCACGTGTTCGCAGGGAACGTTGGCCCCGGATTCGATTTTTGAGAAGGTGAATAATTTGCTTTCGGCATTTCACCACGAAGGAATTCCGGTTGGGCTGGATGAAGAACTGGAGAAAGAGCTACCGCCGTGGGCAGCTTACACACAAAAAATCAGGTGGGCATCATCAAAAAGTTCAGAGCTTGCGTCTAAAAAAATATGTTCGGGTGAACTGATTTCATCGGTGTTTAAAAATTATCCCGAAAAAATTACTTTGGTGGCTTTGGGATCGTTAAAAACTTATGCCGAATTGGTGGAGCAACATCCTGAATATGTAGACAAAATCGAACGCATTGTGTGGTACAATAATCCGTATATCGACACCGATTTTAATGAATCAGTTTCGCCGGAGAGTTACGCCTATTTCAAACAAAAAAATATTCCGCTGGAAGTGGTTGGAAACAATACCGATCATTACAATGTTGATGCGGCTTACCTGGAAACGATTAAAAGTACAGAATCGCAGTATGCAAAACAGATTGCCCGGGTGCACCAACATCCTGAAATCGTTTCGCGAATGGAAGCTGAGCATCTGCAACTTTGGGACGATCTGGTGGCGCTTTATCTAACTGTGCCAATTCTTTTTCAAACCGAAAAAGCTACAGGCAAAGTAAGTTATGTAACCGTGCAAAACGGGTTGCCTGATGAAGTTGTGAACAAGGCAATTTCAGCTATACTTGCATCGGGAATGCAGACAACAAACCGGGTGTTTAACTCGTTCCCGGTTGATGCCGATTTGTATAAACCGGCTTACGCAAAAATGTTGGAATCTACCATCGAAAATTATGGTTTGATTGAATGGAAAGCCATTAGTATGACCAACGAAATTCACGGTCACACGGGCATTTATTCCATTATTGGTGCCAAAATGGGCATACGTGCCATGGAGTATTTTAATGTGGGCGTGAATAACCTTGCTATCACAACATTTGCAGGCCGCAAACCGCCGCTCAGTTGTTTTAACGACGGCATTCAAATTAGTAGTGGTGCCACAATCGGGCAGGGATTGATTACCGTATCTGATACAATTCTGGAAGTACCAACCATTACCGCAACATTCAATAAGCAAAAAATAAAAATCTCGGTAAAGTCGGAAATTGCCGCACAAATGCGGGAGGAAATAAAATACGGTGTTAAAACCTATGGCGCGCTAACCGATGAATACTGGCTGTATATTGAAAAGCTGGCAATCCGCTACTGGAGTGAGTTCGACCGAAATGAAATTTTTACAATTGAAAAGCTGTAA
- a CDS encoding OmpA family protein — protein sequence MKNITMLVLAFFIAGMFLTGCSSLQNANSSQKGAGIGVAAGAALGALIGGKDNRAAGALVGAAVGGGAGAIIGKQMDKQAEEIETTMPGAEVVRSEEGIQLILDENADVRFEFDSSELTSASQTNLGNLVEIFNKYPDTDILVIGHTDSDGAESYNQTLSEKRAASVVNFLKSNGIEAARLSSVGMGESQPRATNDTKQGKAQNRRVEFTITANEDMVNAAKEQAGER from the coding sequence ATGAAGAATATTACAATGTTAGTTCTTGCGTTTTTTATCGCGGGAATGTTTTTAACAGGTTGTAGCTCGTTGCAAAATGCCAACAGCTCGCAAAAGGGTGCTGGAATTGGAGTTGCAGCAGGTGCTGCTTTAGGTGCTTTAATAGGCGGAAAAGATAACCGGGCCGCAGGCGCTTTGGTTGGTGCTGCCGTTGGTGGAGGTGCCGGTGCAATTATTGGTAAACAAATGGACAAACAGGCCGAAGAAATTGAAACAACAATGCCCGGTGCCGAGGTGGTTCGTAGCGAAGAAGGAATTCAATTAATTCTGGATGAAAATGCTGATGTACGTTTTGAATTTGACAGTTCAGAACTGACAAGCGCCTCGCAAACCAACCTGGGTAACCTGGTTGAAATATTTAATAAATATCCGGATACCGACATTTTGGTTATTGGGCATACCGACAGCGATGGCGCAGAATCGTACAATCAAACTTTATCCGAAAAACGAGCAGCATCAGTTGTTAATTTCCTAAAATCAAATGGAATTGAAGCCGCGCGTTTGAGTTCTGTTGGTATGGGCGAATCGCAGCCACGGGCAACAAACGACACTAAACAAGGTAAAGCGCAAAACCGTAGGGTAGAGTTTACAATTACGGCCAACGAGGATATGGTGAATGCTGCAAAAGAACAGGCTGGCGAGCGTTAA
- the rfbB gene encoding dTDP-glucose 4,6-dehydratase, protein MKKTILITGGAGFIGSHVVRLFVNNYPDYNIVNLDKLTYAGNLNNLKDIENKPNYEFVKGDIVDSEFIQKLFEEKQFDGVIHLAAESHVDRSISNPTEFVFTNVIGTVNLLNAAKQIWKDNFEGKRFYHISTDEVYGSLGEEGMFTEETAYDPHSPYSASKASSDHFVRAYNDTFGVPAVISNCSNNYGSFQFPEKLIPLFIHNIKNNKPLPVYGKGENVRDWLWVVDHARAIDVIFHKGEIGETYNIGGFNEWTNIDLIRVMCRKMDEKLGRPEGESEKLITYVKDRAGHDLRYAIDATKIKNELGWEPSLQFEEGIEKTIDWYLENTEWLENVTSGDYQKYYEQQYVKR, encoded by the coding sequence ATGAAAAAGACAATTCTGATTACCGGAGGCGCCGGATTTATCGGCTCTCACGTAGTTCGTTTATTTGTAAATAACTACCCCGATTATAACATTGTAAACCTCGATAAATTAACGTATGCAGGTAACCTCAATAATTTAAAGGATATTGAAAACAAACCTAATTACGAGTTTGTAAAAGGCGATATTGTAGATAGCGAATTTATTCAGAAACTGTTTGAAGAAAAACAGTTCGACGGCGTTATTCATTTGGCTGCCGAGTCGCATGTCGACCGTTCCATATCGAACCCGACAGAATTTGTTTTTACGAACGTAATAGGCACCGTTAATTTGCTGAACGCTGCAAAACAAATCTGGAAAGATAACTTTGAAGGAAAGCGTTTTTACCATATTTCAACCGATGAGGTTTATGGTTCGTTGGGCGAAGAAGGTATGTTTACGGAAGAGACTGCTTACGATCCACACAGTCCTTACTCGGCATCAAAAGCCAGTTCCGATCATTTTGTGCGTGCCTACAACGATACTTTTGGTGTGCCCGCAGTTATTTCAAACTGTTCAAACAATTATGGTTCGTTCCAGTTTCCCGAAAAATTGATTCCGCTTTTTATTCACAACATAAAAAACAACAAACCGCTGCCGGTTTATGGTAAAGGCGAGAATGTTCGCGACTGGCTTTGGGTGGTTGATCACGCCCGTGCTATCGATGTAATTTTCCATAAAGGAGAAATTGGCGAAACCTATAACATCGGTGGTTTTAACGAGTGGACGAACATCGATTTGATTCGGGTAATGTGCCGAAAAATGGATGAAAAACTGGGGCGCCCTGAAGGTGAATCGGAAAAATTGATTACGTATGTAAAAGACCGCGCCGGACATGATTTACGGTATGCTATTGATGCCACTAAAATTAAAAATGAACTGGGTTGGGAGCCATCGCTGCAGTTTGAGGAAGGTATTGAAAAGACCATCGACTGGTACCTTGAAAATACCGAATGGTTGGAGAATGTTACTTCGGGCGATTACCAAAAATACTACGAGCAACAGTATGTAAAAAGATAA
- a CDS encoding 30S ribosomal protein S16: MPVKMRLARHGRKRYAYYHIVVADSRAPRDGRYIERIGTYNPNTDPATIDLDFDKAYDWLVKGAQPTDTVRAILSYKGVMYKKHLMGGVKKGAFDEAEAEKRLESWIAEKEAKIQAKIDRLKGEADAETQKQLDAEKKINEERAAAIAAREAELAAEAEAAAAAEKAEAEAEEAAEEEVAAEVEETPEAEAPAAEEEASEEEKGAES, from the coding sequence ATGCCAGTAAAAATGAGATTAGCGCGACACGGTCGCAAACGCTACGCATACTACCACATTGTAGTAGCTGATAGCAGGGCGCCACGAGATGGCAGGTACATTGAAAGAATTGGCACGTACAATCCTAACACTGATCCTGCTACTATCGATCTCGATTTTGACAAAGCTTACGACTGGCTTGTTAAAGGCGCACAACCAACCGACACTGTAAGAGCAATTTTATCTTACAAAGGTGTTATGTACAAAAAACACCTCATGGGTGGAGTTAAAAAAGGAGCTTTCGACGAAGCTGAAGCTGAAAAGCGTTTAGAGAGTTGGATTGCAGAAAAAGAAGCTAAAATTCAGGCAAAAATCGATCGTCTGAAAGGTGAGGCTGATGCAGAGACTCAAAAACAATTGGATGCTGAGAAGAAAATCAACGAAGAAAGAGCTGCTGCTATTGCTGCAAGAGAAGCAGAACTAGCCGCTGAAGCTGAAGCTGCCGCTGCTGCTGAAAAAGCAGAAGCTGAAGCAGAAGAAGCTGCAGAGGAAGAGGTCGCCGCTGAAGTTGAAGAAACTCCTGAAGCTGAAGCACCTGCTGCTGAAGAGGAAGCTTCGGAAGAAGAAAAAGGTGCGGAATCTTAA
- a CDS encoding SPOR domain-containing protein, giving the protein MSFGKEIYTLLLQHDIVIIPGLGAFVSEYHPAEISDDSDEIKPPSKNISFNPDLKNNDGLLVGHIAEKLHISHFNALVRIEKERDEMLFKLDKGDEVFVEGVGTLSHDEHGAIVFQESLEENMLLDSFGFEPMSISEPEQAEPPLEDPEPVSETEEPEQTEEEVPNEAPATEEEKPAEQTEPKKTAPVADFERKEEKKKKPWLFLLIIIPLLAVAVFVFIKGFNNGTTDKNEMRTTTVAEELPEEQEVVVPDSLISDTLATTVQDTSAVSDTVKTAPEPIETLPAEQDSIKYYLVGGSFSVKENADAYLHELQEKGYEAFHVGKKGRFFIIGINSYKTFSEAEAAKEIYLNDNPGSEVWVYRK; this is encoded by the coding sequence GTGAGCTTCGGAAAAGAAATATATACGCTTCTGTTACAACACGATATTGTAATAATCCCGGGATTGGGAGCTTTTGTCTCGGAATACCATCCTGCAGAAATCAGCGACGACAGTGACGAAATTAAGCCACCATCAAAAAATATTTCTTTCAACCCGGATTTAAAAAACAACGATGGCCTACTGGTTGGTCACATAGCAGAAAAACTTCACATCTCGCATTTTAATGCATTGGTTCGCATTGAAAAAGAACGCGACGAAATGTTGTTTAAACTCGATAAAGGCGACGAAGTATTTGTTGAAGGAGTTGGAACACTATCGCATGACGAGCATGGAGCAATTGTTTTTCAAGAGTCGTTAGAAGAAAATATGTTGCTTGATTCGTTTGGGTTTGAACCGATGTCGATTAGTGAACCGGAACAAGCTGAACCTCCATTGGAAGACCCCGAGCCTGTTTCTGAAACGGAAGAGCCGGAGCAAACTGAAGAAGAAGTACCCAATGAAGCACCAGCTACAGAAGAAGAAAAGCCTGCAGAACAAACGGAACCCAAAAAGACTGCCCCGGTGGCTGATTTCGAAAGAAAGGAAGAAAAAAAGAAAAAGCCCTGGCTGTTTTTGTTGATTATTATTCCGTTACTTGCCGTTGCTGTTTTCGTTTTTATTAAAGGCTTTAACAATGGAACGACCGACAAAAACGAAATGAGAACCACCACTGTTGCCGAAGAATTACCGGAAGAGCAGGAAGTAGTAGTTCCTGATAGTTTGATTTCAGACACATTGGCAACAACTGTGCAAGACACAAGTGCTGTTTCGGACACGGTTAAAACGGCACCGGAACCAATTGAAACATTACCGGCAGAGCAAGACTCGATTAAGTATTATTTGGTTGGAGGAAGCTTTTCGGTAAAAGAAAATGCCGATGCTTATTTACATGAATTGCAAGAAAAAGGATACGAAGCTTTTCATGTTGGCAAAAAAGGTCGTTTCTTTATCATTGGAATTAACAGCTATAAAACCTTCAGTGAAGCTGAAGCTGCAAAAGAAATATACCTTAATGACAATCCGGGATCGGAAGTTTGGGTTTACAGAAAATAA
- a CDS encoding glycosyltransferase family 1 protein — protein MKIGYDAKRAFLNTSGLGNYSRNTLNALVKYFPNHQYTLFTPEIKAAMLEEQDKFELVAPQNAHSGFRKAIWRSMQLSDEIQDHKLDLFHGLSNELPKGIHKTSIPTLVTIHDLIFIRYPQFYKTLDRAIYFRKTKYACNAATKILAISQQTKDDIIDFIDVDPEKIEILHQAISPLFFENANTGKIKEKYKLPNEFILAVGTVEERKNQLSIIKALVDKDIDLPLVLVGNPTSYCNDIHKYIAEKNPQNKVIFLKNIPEEDLAGIYQLAQLSIYISVFEGFGLPVIESMACGCPVITSNASCLPETAGGAAVLCSPENIEELGNKIEKILNDTNFRKELIMKGRIRANEFQPQKYVEKLISLYAQLLA, from the coding sequence ATGAAGATAGGATACGACGCAAAAAGAGCTTTCCTCAACACCTCCGGGTTGGGCAACTACAGCCGGAATACATTGAATGCACTGGTGAAATATTTCCCCAACCATCAGTACACACTTTTTACACCCGAAATAAAAGCAGCAATGCTTGAGGAACAGGATAAGTTTGAACTGGTGGCTCCGCAAAATGCGCATTCCGGATTTAGGAAAGCCATTTGGCGGTCGATGCAACTTAGTGATGAAATTCAGGATCACAAACTCGATCTTTTTCATGGATTGAGCAACGAACTTCCGAAAGGAATCCATAAAACATCAATACCAACTTTGGTAACCATTCACGACCTTATATTTATACGTTATCCACAGTTTTACAAAACACTTGACCGCGCCATTTATTTCCGCAAAACAAAATATGCCTGCAATGCGGCCACAAAGATTTTAGCCATTAGCCAACAAACCAAAGACGACATTATCGATTTTATTGATGTTGATCCGGAAAAAATAGAGATTCTACATCAGGCAATTTCACCTTTGTTTTTTGAGAATGCCAATACCGGAAAAATCAAAGAAAAATATAAACTGCCAAACGAATTTATTCTTGCAGTTGGAACCGTTGAAGAACGAAAAAATCAACTATCAATAATAAAAGCACTGGTTGATAAAGACATTGATTTACCATTGGTTTTGGTTGGAAATCCAACATCATACTGCAACGATATTCATAAATACATAGCCGAGAAGAATCCGCAAAACAAGGTAATTTTTCTGAAAAATATCCCTGAAGAAGATTTGGCAGGCATTTATCAGCTGGCGCAACTTTCCATCTATATTTCAGTATTCGAAGGTTTTGGATTGCCGGTAATCGAGTCGATGGCCTGCGGTTGCCCGGTAATTACATCCAACGCATCGTGTTTACCCGAAACTGCCGGTGGAGCAGCAGTTTTGTGTTCGCCTGAAAACATTGAAGAGTTGGGAAACAAAATTGAAAAGATACTTAACGACACAAATTTTCGCAAAGAATTAATTATGAAGGGGCGAATCAGAGCCAATGAGTTTCAACCCCAAAAATATGTTGAAAAATTGATTTCTTTGTACGCGCAACTTTTAGCTTAG
- a CDS encoding lipocalin family protein, with amino-acid sequence MKQKFLLLALVTLLAACSTTKQVRNSQKGLKGDWTLSSITTDQGNKVEIKELFNQASPDCFEGSRWSFVSNNNSGTYSFMDVACINSTHSIKWFMEQDGDDIYFLWKFIPDGVKPKDVTAGYKLKLLSESESEFVLAQDASFEGDIISIYYQFTKN; translated from the coding sequence ATGAAACAAAAATTTCTTCTGCTGGCGCTGGTTACGCTGCTGGCAGCGTGTAGCACTACAAAACAAGTGCGAAATTCGCAGAAAGGCTTAAAAGGCGATTGGACATTATCATCGATTACTACCGACCAGGGAAACAAAGTGGAAATTAAAGAGTTGTTTAACCAGGCATCGCCCGATTGTTTCGAGGGTAGCCGGTGGAGCTTTGTCAGCAATAACAATTCCGGAACTTATTCTTTTATGGATGTGGCTTGTATTAATTCTACCCACTCTATAAAATGGTTTATGGAGCAAGATGGAGACGACATTTATTTTTTATGGAAATTTATCCCTGACGGAGTGAAGCCAAAAGATGTTACTGCAGGTTATAAACTCAAATTACTTTCTGAATCGGAAAGCGAATTTGTATTGGCACAAGATGCTTCGTTCGAGGGCGACATCATTTCAATTTATTATCAGTTCACAAAAAATTAG
- a CDS encoding head GIN domain-containing protein, whose product MKTRVLLFSLFVMSLFIASTVQAEEETRDVSSFSEISLRIPATVHLEQGSPQSVRIEAKQSTLEDIITEVNGSKLVIRFPGKSIFQRNYKPGKIDIYISVPDISGLGISGSGDILADEIEARIIDLAVSGSGNIEIEELTSEKVKGAISGSGNITIESDGVADELSVSISGSGNFKADRFEAEDVTVSTSGSGNCNVNSNGSLKARIAGSGSVYYKGSPRVDSSVAGSGKVKSM is encoded by the coding sequence ATGAAAACAAGAGTTCTGTTATTTAGCCTTTTCGTAATGAGCTTATTTATTGCCTCAACAGTTCAGGCAGAAGAGGAAACACGCGATGTTTCAAGTTTTTCGGAAATTAGTTTACGAATTCCGGCAACTGTGCATCTTGAGCAGGGAAGCCCGCAAAGCGTGCGGATAGAAGCCAAACAATCGACGCTTGAAGATATTATTACCGAAGTAAACGGGAGTAAACTGGTCATTCGTTTTCCGGGGAAAAGCATTTTTCAGCGTAATTACAAACCTGGTAAAATTGATATTTATATAAGTGTGCCCGATATTAGTGGATTAGGCATTTCCGGCTCGGGAGATATTTTAGCCGACGAAATTGAAGCACGTATTATTGATTTGGCTGTTAGTGGCAGCGGAAATATTGAGATTGAAGAACTGACATCGGAGAAAGTAAAAGGAGCGATTTCCGGCTCGGGCAATATTACTATTGAAAGTGATGGTGTTGCCGATGAACTTTCGGTTTCAATCTCGGGTTCCGGGAACTTTAAAGCCGACAGGTTTGAAGCAGAGGATGTAACCGTTAGCACATCCGGCTCGGGCAATTGCAACGTAAACTCTAATGGCTCGCTAAAAGCGAGAATTGCCGGTTCAGGAAGCGTGTATTATAAAGGTAGTCCACGTGTTGACTCTTCAGTAGCCGGTTCGGGCAAAGTAAAAAGTATGTAA